In a genomic window of Magnolia sinica isolate HGM2019 chromosome 16, MsV1, whole genome shotgun sequence:
- the LOC131228648 gene encoding protein TUNICAMYCIN INDUCED 1 encodes MQRIPLLLAISLILFSSLQSLPLSTPLYASNLTSAIEYLPSPHFLYLKDVLKAISTRQGWNLDEIKVSDVDIRKARVGSSERYEFHLRIGKSDLVFKFSDEISFWEKLRIGGEFGPHLISGSGLKKPVIKGFELVGPVELRVEGEDELSLALSLNITHSGLKRVLVSEGITVEVEGAQEVTLVHPSNFGFPVNGSLGINKARSPLWPFGNSACTPLLTIHIVGSASLVAYRTRNPSIAIETNFLSQDMVELLPDKCYAGHSFKNSTCPIHSLSSRLALLERLLRSFLGDRILQNRASGFLKSKIMASTLVRFQLELERDLGNNNTLWETLASWRTRPKVERVWFEVVARLEGGRLKPIMLKKVMPFVEVDTTAWSNLMSNVSFTQFPSVVLPPEALTLDVKW; translated from the exons atGCAAAGAATCCCTCTTCTCCTCGCAATCTCTCTcatcctcttctcttctcttcaatCCCTCCCACTGTCTACTCCTTTGTACGCTTCTAATCTCACATCTGCGATCGAATATCTTCCCTCCCCTCACTTTCTCTACCTCAAG GACGTTTTGAAGGCCATTTCCACCCGGCAGGGCTGGAATCTGGACGAAATTAAGGTATCGGACGTTGACATTAGGAAAGCTAGGGTCGGTAGTTCGGAGCGGTACGAGTTCCATCTTCGGATTGGGAAGAGCGATTTGGTTTTCAAATTCTCGGATGAGATTTCTTTCTGGGAAAAATTGAGAATCGGTGGCGAATTTGGGCCCCATTTGATCAGTGGATCTGGTTTGAAGAAGCCCGTGATCAAGGGTTTTGAATTGGTAGGGCCGGTCGAGTTGCGGGTTGAAGGGGAGGATGAGCTGTCACTGGCTTTGTCG TTGAACATTACACACTCAGGTTTAAAACGGGTGCTTGTCAGTGAAGGCATTACAGTAGAGGTAGAAGGCGCTCAAGAAGTTACCCTTGTTCACCCTTCAAACTTTGGGTTTCCTGTCAATGGAAGCTTGGGGATCAACAAGGCCAGAAGTCCGCTTTGGCCTTTCGGTAACTCAGCATGCACCCCACTACTTACAATACACATTGTGGGATCAGCGTCGCTGGTTGCATATAGGACTCGAAACCCCAGTATTGCCATTGAAACCAACTTCTTGTCACAGGATATGGTTGAATTATTGCCAGACAAGTGTTACGCTGGACATTCCTTTAAGAACTCGACATGCCCGATTCATTCTCTAAGTTCGAGACTTGCCCTTCTTGAAAGGCTCCTGAGGAGCTTTCTAGGCGACCGAATCTTACAAAACCGGGCATCAGGGTTTCTAAAATCCAAAATCATGGCATCAACATTAGTTCGTTTCCAGTTGGAACTGGAAAGGGATTTGGGCAATAACAATACGCTCTGGGAGACATTGGCATCTTGGAGAACAAGGCCAAAGGTGGAGCGGGTATGGTTTGAGGTCGTGGCAAGGCTGGAAGGAGGGAGGCTGAAGCCTATCATGTTAAAGAAGGTGATGCCTTTTGTCGAGGTGGACACCACAGCATGGAGCAATCTGATGTCCAACGTTTCTTTTACTCAGTTCCCGTCAGTTGTTCTTCCTCCAGAAGCTCTAACATTGGATGTTAAGTGGTAG